CGGGAGAAGAATGGAATGTGAATGTCTCCTCACATGATTTCAGTACATAGTCATAACTGCCCCGATAAAAAATCAACAAAAAAAGTATTTGTTCGGTATTGATTTGAAAAGAAATTATGCGAGATAGTCTGAAGGTTCGGGTATCTGCTCCTTCAGTCCTTTTCTCTTTCTTATTCCTGTTACGATCTCCTTGAGCATTCCGCCGGGAACGGGTGCGAATCCTGCAAACTCGGTGGACCACATTGCACGGCCTTCAGTTGCCGAGCGGACATCTCCTGCGAAACCAAAGAGTTCTGCTACAGGTGCCTTTCCGACAACGGTAATCGTGTCACCTTCGGACTGCATGTCATAGACCTGTCCGCGGCGTCCCTGGACCATTCCCGTTGCCGAACCCATGTGTTCCTGCGGAACGGTGATCTGGAGGATCTGCATCGGTTCAAGGAGTGTGTCGTTTGCCAGAAGAAGTCCCGCCTTTACAGCCGAACGGACTGCAGGTATGACCTGTGCGGGACCACGGTGGATTGCATCCTCGTGGAGCTTTACGTCGACAAGGCGGATCTTGACGTTCTGAACCTGCTCGTCTGCGAGAGGTCCGCCGGCAAGGGCTTCGCGCCATCCGTCAAGGACAAGTTCCATCGTTTCGTTGAGGTACTGGATACCCTTAGTCATGTCGATGAACATGTTCGTTCCTTCGATGGCTTTGATATTCTTTGCCTCGTCCTTGTCGAACCCTGCTTCCACGAGTACGTCACGGCGCTCGAGTGCAGGCAGATCCATGGAGATGTCGCCGTCCTTGAGCATCTTAACGACATTGTCGGGCAGAGGTTCGAGTTCGATATAGAACCTGTTGTGGCGGTTCGGCGATTTTCCTTCGACCGGTCCGGCGGTGCCCGTAATTGTTTCACGGTATACGACGATCGGCGGTGAGGTAACAATCTCCACACCTTTGTCTCTCTCGATACGGTGGGTGATGATCTCGAGGTGGAGCTCTCCCATACCCGAGATCAGGTGCTCTCCGGTCTCTTCGTTGATTGTAACGTTTACAGTCGGGTCTTCCTTTGCGACCTGGCGCAGAACTGTGACCAGCTTCGGAAGGTCTTTCATGTTCTTCGCCTCGACTGCAACGGTCATTACAGGTTCCGAGTAGTGCTTGAGCGACTCGAACGGAGTCATCTCCTGGAGTGTTGTGACGGTCGAACCTACGATTGCATCCTTTAATCCTGTGACAGCGGCGATATTTCCTGCAGGAAGGGCTTCGACTTCGATTCTCTCTGCACCCATGAAGATACCTACCTGTGTCAGGCGGTTGACCTTCTTGGCTGTTCCCATGACATAGCACTCGGTTCCGCGTTTCAGTGTTCCCGAGAAGAGACGGCCTGTTGCAACCTCTCCGGCATGCGGGTCGAACGAGATATCGGTTACCATCAGGCAGGCAGGACCGTTCGGGTCACAGGTGAGCATTGATTTGCCCTCCACTGTGCTCTTGTCTCCATGCTGCCAGATAATTGGTACACGGCGCTTCTGTGCATCGAGCGGATCCGGAAGGTGACGTACGACCATGTCGAGAACAACGGCGCAGAGAGGGCTGCTCTTTGCTAGCCATTTCATGTCATTTGTCTTACACTTCTCGTATACGTCCTTGAAGGATACACCGCTCTTCTTCATGAACGGAACGGATACGGCCCAGTTGTATAGTGCCGATCCGAATGCGACAGTTCCTTCTGCCGCATCAAGCTTCCAGCCGCCTTTGTAGGCCTCCTCGCTCATTCCTTTGATGAGCTTGTTGACCTTGTCGATTACCTTGCCGAGGCGGATCTGCATCTCTATCTCGTCGACCTTGAGCTCGTTGATTAATCGGTCAACCTTGTTGATGAAGAGAACGGGCTTTACACCCTCTTTCAGTGCCTGCCTGAGAACAGTCTCGGTCTGCGGCATCGTCCCCTCGACTGCGTCGACGAGGACAACCGCACCGTCTACGGCACGCATCGCCCTTGTAACGTCTCCTCCGAAGTCGACGTGGCCGGGAGTATCGATCATGTTGATGAGATACTCCTGATTGTCGTAGGTGTGCACCATCGAGACGTTCGAGGAGTCGATTGTGATTCCTCTTGCCTGCTCCTCCTCGTCGGAGTCCATCCAGCACGCCTTTCCGGCGATCTCTTCGCTGATCATTCCCGCACCTGCAAGCAGGTTGTCGGAGAGTGTTGTCTTACCGTGATCAATATGGGCAACGATACCGATGTTCCTGATCTGCTCGGGCTTGTCCATCAGTTCCGTTACCTGTTCTACCATCTTTTTTCGTCTGGTCATCCTGATTTCACCTTAAAAAAGAATATTGGATTAGCGTGCAGATTTCGCAACACGCTCGCGTTCTTCCTTCTTGGAGACTGCAAAACTGCGTGCATCCCCGTCGGCAGCGGCGATAAGTTCGTCTGCGAGGCATGCTGCAACAGTCTTCTTCTTCTTGTGGCTTGCCTGCTGGACACCGCGTGCGATGAACAGAAGTGCGGTGTCGATCCTGCGCTGTGGAGCGGTATCGACAGACTTCGGTACGTTGATACCACCGTACTTCAGACGGACTGTTTCTTCACGGGGGCCTGCGTTTGCAATGGCGTCGACCAGAACCTGAACAGGGTTCTTCTTTGTCTTCTTGTTGATAATGTCGAATGCATCCTCTACAATGCGGGTAGTAAGCTCTTTTTTGCCTGTATTTGTCTCCGTCTGCATCAGCCTGTTGATAAGGCGCTCGACGATGAACATCTCGGACTTGAGGAACTGCTGCCCCTGCATTCTTCCGCTGCAGTGCGGAACGATCGCCGAGTCGATGCTTACGTAGCGGACAAGGCCGGGATCGTTGATCTGTACTTCAGAGAGATCCCATTTGTTGAAGAGAAGATAATTCGGCCCCTCTTTCTTTTCGGGCTGGGCCTGTGCTTCAACATTTTCTTCAATCATTTCTTCTGCGCTCATGAGATCACCTGCGTGGCTTCTCCTTCTTTCCTATAACCATTTCACGGAGAGATACGTTGTTGACCTCGGTTACCTGATAGCGGACACCGGGGATATCTCCCTTCGAACGGCCGAGACGTCCGCCGATACCTTCGATTGTCACTTCATCGTGTTCATCGATGAAGTTGATGGCACCGTCGCCTACCGCGAAAGCGGTGACCTGACGTCCGTTTTTGATTAGCTGTACACGGACACATTTCCTGATAGCCGAGTTAGGCTGTTTTGCCTCAACACCGACCTTTTCAAGGACAATGCCGCGGCCCTGGGGTGCTCCCTCGAGAGGGTCCGATTTTATATCGAGACCGAGCTGCTTTCTCGAATAGTTTGTGTCACGCCATCTGTTGTTTTTTGAATCGCGTTTACACTTTCTTGCTGCGAATTTACCATTACCCAAATGTGTTCACCTCTGTGTGATCTATTTCACTAAGGCTGCCTCTAATTTTTGCGCCTGATAGCGCATGAAATTGATATGTTATGGCAATGGAGTAATTCCCCAGATTCCGTAAGAGCGAGGCATTTTCCTAAGCAATCTGCTGAAAAACGGATAGATACCGATCCGCTGTCCTCTCCGCCGCTGCCACCTGATATCAGATCTCTTTACATATTTCGTCCTGAACTCTATTAAAAGTATTATTCCCGGTACTGTTTTCAGTGCGCGGCAGGATGCGGTGACGAAAGTTATTTTCTGCCGGAGGCCGGTTTTTGCACTCCGTCCTCCGGATCATTCTATGCGTAGTTCTCTGACCCAATATCTACTTTTATTTCTAATATATACTACATTATTATAGTACATTATATCAGGAACAGCTTCAATGTCAGTGAAAATATACAAGGAGACCTATTTCGAGGCAAGCCACAGGCTGATGCATTACGAAGGCAAATGTTCGCGCCTTCACGGACACCAGTGGCGTGTGGAATTCTGGGTCGAAGGAGATGTCCCGGCCGATACACGCATTCTTGTCGATTATAATCTTATAAAAAAAGTCGTTGAGGCATACGATCACCAGGTGATCCTGAATGAAGACGACCCGATGGTGGAATGCATCTCGAAATTCCAGGATGTCATAACTACAAAGGGAGATCCTACGAGCGAACTCCTGGCTGAGATTATGGTCCTTGAACTGGAGAGGAAGTGCAGGGATGCCGGCCTCTCCGCAAGGGTAGTTAAATGCAGGGTATACGAGTCCGTGTCGTGCTTTGCGGAATGGACTCCCTGATTATCCCTGAAATCTGGTGAACCCGAATATGAAAGTTTTTGAGATCTTTCCGAGCATACAGGGCGAAGGGCCGTACCAGGGGATCCCATCGGCTTTCATCAGGCTATCGGGCTGCAACCTCCGCTGCCGCTGGTGCGACACCCCAAAAACACAGGACGGAAGTTCCGGTGAAGAGATGACCGTCGACGAAGTGTTCGGGCAGGTGAAAAAGCTGGGACTGTCTCATGTCTGCATAACCGGAGGAGAGCCCTTGATCCAACAGGACGAACTGCTTTCACTGCTGAGAGACCTGCATGAAGACGGGTATATTGTCGAGATTGAAACGAACGGGACTATCGATCCTGTGCCTGTAATGGAGTATTCGTCGGTCTGCATGGATGTCAAGTGCCCTTCGTCGGGTGAAAAGAGCTTTGCCCCGTTCGTGAAAAAGCTCCGTCCATCCGACTGTGTCAAATTCGTCGTGGAAGGGAAAGAGGATCTCGAATATATGGCCGGACTTCTTGATGATATCCCTTCCTATGTCGAGGTGTGCGTATCCCCTGTGTGGGGCAGCGACAGCAGGTTCATAGCGGATTATATAATGAAGCTGAAAAGGCCGGTAAGGTTCCAGCTCCAGCTTCACAAGATACTTAGTGTCAGCTAAAATGAGGACGATTGAGGATGATTGAATGAAAAAGGCAGTATGTTTGCTTTCAGGCGGAATGGATTCCACCACTCTTGCATATGTTGCTAAGGATATGGGTTACGAGATCCTTGCTCTTCATACGCGGTACGGACAGAGGACCGAGAAAAAAGAGGCGGAATGCGCAAGAAAGGTTGCATCGCTCCTGGGTGCGGTTGAGTTCACCGAGATCTCGCTTTCGCATCTCCTAGCGTTCGGCGGAAGTTCGTTAACTGACAAGGGGATGGAGGTGCACGATCACGAAGATCTGGGGGAGGGCATTCCAAATACATATGTTCCCTTCAGGAACTCGAACCTCCTTTCGATTGCCACGAGCTATGCGGAGGCAAAAGGGGCAGAGGCGATATTCATCGGAGTCCAGGCTTCAGATTATGCCGGCTATCCTGACTGCAGGCCTGAGTTTGTCGAGGCATTCCAGCATGTGATCGACCTCGGAACCTCGGACGATACGAATATCACGCTTATGACTCCTTTTGTAAACCTGAACAAGACCGAGATTGTCAGGAGGGGTATCGAGCTTGGTGTCCCTTATGAGCATACATGGTCCTGTTACAGGAGCAACGGGCCTGCATGCGGAAATTGCGACTCCTGTTATTACAGGCTGGAAGCGTTCAAAGCGAACGGAATTCCCGACCCTATAGAATATGAGTAAATATACCGGAGACGATCCTGAATGAAAAAAATAAGCAATATCTATGACGGAGGAAGGATGAAGGTCGAGCAGGTTGAGATCGATCTTCCCGGCGGAATAACACTTGAGAGAATTGTAGTCAAACCCGGCGGCGCTGTTGCCATGCTCCCGGTCGAGGACGACTACTGCTATCTTATCAGGCAGTACCGCTACCCGATTGAAAAATACATATATGAGGCTCCCGCCGGAACGATGGACGAAGGTGAAAAACCGCCTGAAACCGCTCACAGGGAGCTAATTGAAGAGACGGGCTTTAAGGCGGAAAAACTGATCGATAAGGGCTTCATATATACGACTCCGGGCTATACGAACGAGGTAATCTATCTCTACGAGGCGAGGGGCCTGTCACCTTCCAGCGAGTTCAGTCCGGACCTTGATGAACTGATCGAGGTTGTAAAGGTGAAGAAAGACGAAGTCCATGCCATGATTGCAGACGGCCGCATCGTGGATGCTAAGACGATATGCCTGGCGTACAAATGCCTGGGGACGGACTGAGATGAAACCTGCTGTTGTTTATTCCATACTGATTCTTGCACTACTCGCCGGTTTTGTCCTGTTCTCCGGATGCACATCAGATGGAACTCCGACAGAAGCGCCGGGAGGAACCTCTGCGGCAGTTTCGTATTCCCTTTCCGATAACGGAATACTGAGTGTCGAGAGCGTGGATTATTCGTATTCCCTGGGGAATGTCACGAACGAAGGTGAAAATGAATCGGTAAAAGTGTCGGAAGTTCGTATGATTGATGGGGAGACAGAGGTGTATACGCTTCTTGCAGAGCCGCAAAACCAGAATCCTCTGGCAGGAATCGTCTTTGCACCCGGCGCAGGAGTGAGTGCGGATTCACACCTTAATCGTTCGATCGATTACGCAGAATCCGGCATCGCATTCATGGTCGTCGATGTACGCGGCAACGGCGGGAAAACGCCCGGAGTTGCACTTAACTTCCAGAATGAGTATGCTACTGCGGCATCAGGGGAAACACCACAGTATTATTCGATCATCTTCGACCTGATCGCAGCAAAGAACTATCTTAAAGAGATATACGGTGAGAGTTTCCCTGTTTATGTCATGGGTTCGTCCAATGGCGGAAGGTACGCAGCAATTGCAGCGGCCATAGATCCCGGATTTGCAGGATACTTCGGTGTATCCACATCGGGTTATGAATATGAGGAGGGAGTAAACGGGGCGGATGTCGATCTCTTTATCAGGAGTATCAACCCCGATACATATATTGCAGATATCTCCCCCGCAGAAACTGTGATCTTCCACGCACCTGATGACGATATAATCGAGTACCAGTACGGACTTGATTTTTTCAACAAGGCATCCGAGCCGAAGGATTTTGTGGCGTTTAACGGTACACACGGGATTAACGATGAAGTGGATGCGTACATAGAGACTCTGCTGGCAGGAAGCTAAAACATTAATGCGGGAAAGAGCGAATTATATTAAGTTTTACTAACGGTGGCACAATGGCTGAAGAAGTTGAGATGGACAGTGCGAGGAAACGCTACGAATTTAAAAAGACTCTCGAGAAACTCGGAGAGAAAGAGGGGAGCGGAACAGAGCTTATTTCAATATACATCCCTCCGGACAAACAGATTTATGATGTAACAGCCCAGCTCAGGGATGAGTTCGGCCAGTGTGCCAACATCAAGAGCAAACAGACGAGAACGAATGTCCAGAGTGCCATCTCTTCGATACTTTCGAGACTTAAATACTATAACAGGCCGCCGGAGAGGGGAATGGCGATCTTCTGCGGAAATATCAAACTTGGCGGCGACAAGACCGATCTTGACTGCACGATAATCGAGCCGCCGGATGTCGTACCCCTGTATATGTACAGGTGCTCCTCGAAGTTCGAACTGGAGCCCCTGCAGCAGATGCTTGTCGAAAAGGAAGTCTACGGCCTTATAGTAATCGACAGGCGAGAGTCATATCTCGGCTTTTTACGCGGCAACAGGATAGAACCCATGTCGGGTGTTACGTCGACTGTCCCCGGGAAGCAGAGGAAGGGCGGTCAGTCTGCTATGCGTTTCCAGCGTCTTCGCCTGATTGCAATCAATGAATATTACAAGAAGGTTGGCGATCGTGCAACCGATATATTCCTTGCCGAACCGGATTTCTTCGAGCGGTTCAAGGGGGTTCTTATCGGGGGTCCTACTCCCACGAAGGAGGAGTTCTATGAGGGGGATTTCCTCCATCATGAACTGAAGAAGAGGGTCATCGGCCTCTTCGATGTCGCGTACACCAACGAGAGTGGTCTTACAGAGCTTGTCGACAATGCAAGCGATGCACTCCGCGGAGTCGAGGTTATGAAGGAGAAGGTCATAATGGACCGTTTCTTCAAGGAGCTCGTGAAGGATGACGGGCTTTCTTCCTACGGCGAGGAGAGCGTCAGGAAAAATCTCGAGATCGGAGCCGTGGATACCCTCCTCCTTTCCGGAAATCTGCGAAAATCAAGGCTCAGGCTGCGATGTCAGAGCTGCGATTATCAGAGGGAGGAGACCGTTTTGGTCAAGCCGGGCAAGAGGATGTCTGATCTCGACTTCGGCATATGCCCGAAATGCTCCGCTCCTGTCTATATGGAAGAAGAGATCGATATAGTCGACGAGCTGACAGAGCTTGCCGATTCAAGCTCGACACATGTCATGATAATTTCCGACGACTTTGAGGAGGGTGCGATGCTCTTCAATGCGTTCGGCGGTATCGCCGCTATCCTGAGGTACAGGACGGGATACTAATTTTTGGAGAATGAATAATGTTTTTTGAGACTTATGCCGTTGTGGAGGAGGCCCTCAGGAAGGCCACCGGCGAAGAGAATGTACTGATTACGGACGGGGGTGATCATGCCGACCTTGCATCGACGGTTGCCTTCAGTCTTGCGAAGTCGAGGAGGATGAATCCTGCCGCACTCGCATCCGAGATCGCATCACAAATAAAGGACGAACTCTCCGGGAAGGGAATCAGTGTCGAGGTAAAGGGGCCTTATATCAATTTCATATTCGGGAAGAAGTACCTTGAGGATGTCATTGCAGAGGCACTTAAGGAAGGCTACGGCTCGCTTTCCCAAAAACCAGGCAGGATCTGCCTGGAGCATACGAGTGCAAATCCCAACGGCCCTCTGCATGTTGGCCATATCCGCAACTCGGTTATAGGAGATACGCTTTCGAGAGTTCTCCGTAAGGCCGGGTACACGCTTGAGGTCGAGTACTATGTCAACGACATGGGCCGCCAGATTGCTATCGTTTCCTGGGGTTTCGACAACATAGGTCTTGCACAAAATGAAGGCGAGAAGGATGATCATTATGTCGCCCGCGTCTATGTAGCCGCAAACCGTGCGATCGAGGCAGATGAGTCGATAAAGGGGGAGATCGACCGGAGGATGGCACTAATCGAGAGCGGCGATCCGGAGATGGTGAGAAAGTTCAGGGAGGCTGTTCTCATGTGTGTCGGGGGAATCAAGGAGACTCTTCTCGATCTCAACGTGAAGCACAACAGGTTCATCTTCGAGAGCGACTTCGTCAGGAACGGTTTGATGATGAACGTTCTCCACAGGCTTGAGGCATTGCCCGAGGCGAAGCACGACGGCACTCTCTCGCTCGACCTGACCGAGTTCGGGTTCGAGAAGGAATACGTTCTCAGGAGATCCGACGGAACTTCTGTCTATGCCGCCCGCGATCTTGCATATCACGAATGGAAGAGCGACAACTTCGAGAGGATCATAAATGTCCTCGGTGCGGATCACAAACTGATCGGGCGCCAGCTCCAGGCGACTATGCAGCTTCTCGGTGACAAGGTCCCGGAGATTGTCTTCTTCGAGTTTGTCTCCCTCCCCGAGGGTTCGATGAGCACCCGGGCGGGCAAGTTCATCTCTACCGACGAGCTCCTCGAGCATGTCTTCGAGAAGGCCCTCGAAGAGGTCGAGACAAGGAGGCCCGAGCTTTCGGCTGATGAGAAGAGCTCTATTGCAAGGTCGGTTGCGACGGGTGCGATAAGGTTCGATATAGTCAGGGTCTCGCCGGACAAAGCGACGGTTTTCGATTGGAAGGAGGCACTGGACTTCGAAAAACAGAGCGCCCCGTATATCCAGTACGCACATGCGAGGGCCTGCTCGATCCTTGAGAAAGCCGGAGTGTTTGAAGAGTCATTCCGTGCGAAGAGCGAATACGAAGTCGCACTAGCAAAGCACATCGCACTCTTCCCTAAGGTAATAGCAGACGTCGCAGGAGATCTACGCCCGCATGTCCTTGCGATATATGCAAGGGAGCTTGCAGATCTCTTCAATACGTTCTACCGCTTCGACCCTGTGCTGAAGGCCGAAGGCGATCTCAGGAATTCAAGGCTTACACTGGTAAAGGCGGCGCAGAATACGCTGAAGGAAGCACTTGAAACGCTTGGTATAGATGCAGTCAGAAGCATGTAAGGCCCTGAGGAAACAGGGTTATCTCTTTTTTTCAAAGGAATCGTCGGCGGCCTTAAAACCGTGTATGTGGAACAAGCGTTCACTCCGCGGCGGGGATATGTGCTACAAGAACAAGTTCTACGGCATATCGAGCCACAGGTGCGTCCAGATGACGCCGACCTTAAAGTGCAACCAGAACTGCCTCTTTTGCTGGAGATCGATGGAGCACGAGGTCGTCGAAACGGTGGAGTGCCCGCCGGAGTTGATTGTTGAAAAGATCCCAGCTCTCCAGAAGAAGGCTCTTGCGGGATACAACCCATCAGCCGATACGAGCACGACCGATCCGGCGCTCTGGGAGGAGGCGCTTTCACCGAATATGATTGCGATTTCCCTTTCGGGCGAGCCTACACTGTACTCCCGGCTACCGGAATTGATCGACATGCTGAACGGTGCCGGCAACACGACATTCCTGGTATCGAACGGAACACGACCGGAGATGATCGGGAGGTGTCACCCGTACCAGACCTATGTCTCTCTTGATGCACCTGACAGGGAGACCTACCTTAAGGTGTGCAGGCCGGAAGAAGACTACTGGGACAATATCCAAAAGAGCCTCTCACTGCTCGGTGAGAGGCGGTCTGCAATACGGACGACGATTGTCAAAGGGCTGAATGATTTCTCGCCAGAGAACTATGCAGCGATGTACGAGAATTCAGGCGCCTCCTTTATTGAGGTTAAAGGCTATATGTACCTTGGATATAGCAGATTCCGGCTCGAAAGGGAGAATATGCCCGAACATTCCGAGGTCCGGGATTTCGCACTGCAAATATCAAAATACTGTAATTATAAAATAACTGATGAGAGCCCGATCTCAAGGGTAGTATGTATGGAGCGTCGTTGATATGAGATTTGATTCTGAAGAATTCGCTGAACTTGCAAAGAAGGATTTTGATGAGGCATGGCATGCCGGAGCCGGGATACAGGAAAAACCTGTCTTCTCCAGGAGATACCCGCGGAATATGCTCCGGCCGGCAAAGCCCCACCCTGTACCCGAGACTATACAGAAGCTGAGGGACGCCTACCTGCGGATGGGATTCGAAGAGGCACGTGTTCCTGTATTTATCGAGGAGCAGGATGTCTACAGGCAGTTCGGCCCGGAAGCCTCCGCGGTTCTTGACCGTGTATTTTACCTCGGCGGTCTCCCCCGCCCCAACGTCGGCATCGGGAAAAAGCAGATCGACGAGATAAATGCAATTCTTGGGAGAGTTATA
The window above is part of the Methanolacinia paynteri genome. Proteins encoded here:
- the argS gene encoding arginine--tRNA ligase, whose amino-acid sequence is MFFETYAVVEEALRKATGEENVLITDGGDHADLASTVAFSLAKSRRMNPAALASEIASQIKDELSGKGISVEVKGPYINFIFGKKYLEDVIAEALKEGYGSLSQKPGRICLEHTSANPNGPLHVGHIRNSVIGDTLSRVLRKAGYTLEVEYYVNDMGRQIAIVSWGFDNIGLAQNEGEKDDHYVARVYVAANRAIEADESIKGEIDRRMALIESGDPEMVRKFREAVLMCVGGIKETLLDLNVKHNRFIFESDFVRNGLMMNVLHRLEALPEAKHDGTLSLDLTEFGFEKEYVLRRSDGTSVYAARDLAYHEWKSDNFERIINVLGADHKLIGRQLQATMQLLGDKVPEIVFFEFVSLPEGSMSTRAGKFISTDELLEHVFEKALEEVETRRPELSADEKSSIARSVATGAIRFDIVRVSPDKATVFDWKEALDFEKQSAPYIQYAHARACSILEKAGVFEESFRAKSEYEVALAKHIALFPKVIADVAGDLRPHVLAIYARELADLFNTFYRFDPVLKAEGDLRNSRLTLVKAAQNTLKEALETLGIDAVRSM
- a CDS encoding alpha/beta hydrolase family protein, with product MKPAVVYSILILALLAGFVLFSGCTSDGTPTEAPGGTSAAVSYSLSDNGILSVESVDYSYSLGNVTNEGENESVKVSEVRMIDGETEVYTLLAEPQNQNPLAGIVFAPGAGVSADSHLNRSIDYAESGIAFMVVDVRGNGGKTPGVALNFQNEYATAASGETPQYYSIIFDLIAAKNYLKEIYGESFPVYVMGSSNGGRYAAIAAAIDPGFAGYFGVSTSGYEYEEGVNGADVDLFIRSINPDTYIADISPAETVIFHAPDDDIIEYQYGLDFFNKASEPKDFVAFNGTHGINDEVDAYIETLLAGS
- a CDS encoding 30S ribosomal protein S7 gives rise to the protein MSAEEMIEENVEAQAQPEKKEGPNYLLFNKWDLSEVQINDPGLVRYVSIDSAIVPHCSGRMQGQQFLKSEMFIVERLINRLMQTETNTGKKELTTRIVEDAFDIINKKTKKNPVQVLVDAIANAGPREETVRLKYGGINVPKSVDTAPQRRIDTALLFIARGVQQASHKKKKTVAACLADELIAAADGDARSFAVSKKEERERVAKSAR
- a CDS encoding 6-carboxytetrahydropterin synthase; translation: MSVKIYKETYFEASHRLMHYEGKCSRLHGHQWRVEFWVEGDVPADTRILVDYNLIKKVVEAYDHQVILNEDDPMVECISKFQDVITTKGDPTSELLAEIMVLELERKCRDAGLSARVVKCRVYESVSCFAEWTP
- a CDS encoding elongation factor EF-2, whose amino-acid sequence is MTRRKKMVEQVTELMDKPEQIRNIGIVAHIDHGKTTLSDNLLAGAGMISEEIAGKACWMDSDEEEQARGITIDSSNVSMVHTYDNQEYLINMIDTPGHVDFGGDVTRAMRAVDGAVVLVDAVEGTMPQTETVLRQALKEGVKPVLFINKVDRLINELKVDEIEMQIRLGKVIDKVNKLIKGMSEEAYKGGWKLDAAEGTVAFGSALYNWAVSVPFMKKSGVSFKDVYEKCKTNDMKWLAKSSPLCAVVLDMVVRHLPDPLDAQKRRVPIIWQHGDKSTVEGKSMLTCDPNGPACLMVTDISFDPHAGEVATGRLFSGTLKRGTECYVMGTAKKVNRLTQVGIFMGAERIEVEALPAGNIAAVTGLKDAIVGSTVTTLQEMTPFESLKHYSEPVMTVAVEAKNMKDLPKLVTVLRQVAKEDPTVNVTINEETGEHLISGMGELHLEIITHRIERDKGVEIVTSPPIVVYRETITGTAGPVEGKSPNRHNRFYIELEPLPDNVVKMLKDGDISMDLPALERRDVLVEAGFDKDEAKNIKAIEGTNMFIDMTKGIQYLNETMELVLDGWREALAGGPLADEQVQNVKIRLVDVKLHEDAIHRGPAQVIPAVRSAVKAGLLLANDTLLEPMQILQITVPQEHMGSATGMVQGRRGQVYDMQSEGDTITVVGKAPVAELFGFAGDVRSATEGRAMWSTEFAGFAPVPGGMLKEIVTGIRKRKGLKEQIPEPSDYLA
- the queC gene encoding 7-cyano-7-deazaguanine synthase QueC, which translates into the protein MKKAVCLLSGGMDSTTLAYVAKDMGYEILALHTRYGQRTEKKEAECARKVASLLGAVEFTEISLSHLLAFGGSSLTDKGMEVHDHEDLGEGIPNTYVPFRNSNLLSIATSYAEAKGAEAIFIGVQASDYAGYPDCRPEFVEAFQHVIDLGTSDDTNITLMTPFVNLNKTEIVRRGIELGVPYEHTWSCYRSNGPACGNCDSCYYRLEAFKANGIPDPIEYE
- a CDS encoding NUDIX hydrolase; its protein translation is MKKISNIYDGGRMKVEQVEIDLPGGITLERIVVKPGGAVAMLPVEDDYCYLIRQYRYPIEKYIYEAPAGTMDEGEKPPETAHRELIEETGFKAEKLIDKGFIYTTPGYTNEVIYLYEARGLSPSSEFSPDLDELIEVVKVKKDEVHAMIADGRIVDAKTICLAYKCLGTD
- the prf1 gene encoding peptide chain release factor aRF-1, with protein sequence MAEEVEMDSARKRYEFKKTLEKLGEKEGSGTELISIYIPPDKQIYDVTAQLRDEFGQCANIKSKQTRTNVQSAISSILSRLKYYNRPPERGMAIFCGNIKLGGDKTDLDCTIIEPPDVVPLYMYRCSSKFELEPLQQMLVEKEVYGLIVIDRRESYLGFLRGNRIEPMSGVTSTVPGKQRKGGQSAMRFQRLRLIAINEYYKKVGDRATDIFLAEPDFFERFKGVLIGGPTPTKEEFYEGDFLHHELKKRVIGLFDVAYTNESGLTELVDNASDALRGVEVMKEKVIMDRFFKELVKDDGLSSYGEESVRKNLEIGAVDTLLLSGNLRKSRLRLRCQSCDYQREETVLVKPGKRMSDLDFGICPKCSAPVYMEEEIDIVDELTELADSSSTHVMIISDDFEEGAMLFNAFGGIAAILRYRTGY
- a CDS encoding 30S ribosomal protein S12; translation: MGNGKFAARKCKRDSKNNRWRDTNYSRKQLGLDIKSDPLEGAPQGRGIVLEKVGVEAKQPNSAIRKCVRVQLIKNGRQVTAFAVGDGAINFIDEHDEVTIEGIGGRLGRSKGDIPGVRYQVTEVNNVSLREMVIGKKEKPRR
- the twy1 gene encoding 4-demethylwyosine synthase TYW1 — translated: MQSEACKALRKQGYLFFSKESSAALKPCMWNKRSLRGGDMCYKNKFYGISSHRCVQMTPTLKCNQNCLFCWRSMEHEVVETVECPPELIVEKIPALQKKALAGYNPSADTSTTDPALWEEALSPNMIAISLSGEPTLYSRLPELIDMLNGAGNTTFLVSNGTRPEMIGRCHPYQTYVSLDAPDRETYLKVCRPEEDYWDNIQKSLSLLGERRSAIRTTIVKGLNDFSPENYAAMYENSGASFIEVKGYMYLGYSRFRLERENMPEHSEVRDFALQISKYCNYKITDESPISRVVCMERR
- a CDS encoding 7-carboxy-7-deazaguanine synthase QueE → MKVFEIFPSIQGEGPYQGIPSAFIRLSGCNLRCRWCDTPKTQDGSSGEEMTVDEVFGQVKKLGLSHVCITGGEPLIQQDELLSLLRDLHEDGYIVEIETNGTIDPVPVMEYSSVCMDVKCPSSGEKSFAPFVKKLRPSDCVKFVVEGKEDLEYMAGLLDDIPSYVEVCVSPVWGSDSRFIADYIMKLKRPVRFQLQLHKILSVS